From Penicillium psychrofluorescens genome assembly, chromosome: 1, one genomic window encodes:
- a CDS encoding uncharacterized protein (ID:PFLUO_001991-T1.cds;~source:funannotate): MSTKNPEKLYTIKEIPYKGLGFIAARKINKGERILSEAPLIRVPRSTVSKTQVQKSISRGVAALSEDERQSFFALHNAFKDKETRELGIVHTNALPFGSNASAGGIFVEASRINHACLQNSQNTWNEDLQQLTIHAFREIEEGEEITIFYLHNRTNYSARRQALQQRFRFTCSCQLCSMPPPQRAVSDAKLDEIQRLDESIGDGARMIFSSLNALHDVHKLLQLCEEEGLEDASVPRAYYDAFQIAIYNGDEARARVFADRARTSRAILEGRDSPTVRKMNDLARDPTKHSSYGSSSRWRTSTEDIPSGLPSEGFDTWLWKEKNKTPSRNQTIGGTPYANLRNDATFPSFDALPEENGLDLRFFESDDGYSYHPRKHWCFLAEIVGIEMFMRLRLDIEDKTKQKTSVLFYTEDRGRELRPSTLKEGYTVAIIYPEQHGFLDMTVGIRHENRSLLKVLPVTLNNLFKLSDKTCQTLAWNEKGHKADCKLLKDPDLRMLLLLEEEGFDQPHHFSAL; encoded by the exons ATGTCGACCAAAAACCCCGAAAAGCTATACACTATCAAAGAAATCCCTTATAAGGGTTTGGGCTTCATAGCCGCTAGAAAGATTAATAAAGGAGAACGCATCCTTTCTGAAGCTCCATTGATACGGGTACCAAGGTCCACTGTCTCCAAGACGCAGGTACAAAAATCGATATCTAGGGGCGTCGCCGCGCTCAGCGAAGACGAGCGGCAGTCGTTCTTTGCTCTACACAACGCGTTCAAGGATAAAGAAACCCGCGAGCTGGGCATTGTCCACACAAATGCCCTGCCATTTGGATCTAACGCTTCTGCAGGCGGTATCTTTGTTGAAGCGTCTCGAATCAATCATGCTTGTCTGCAGAACAGCCAGAACACATGGAATGAAGACCTTCAGCAACTGACTATCCACGCTTTTCGTGAaattgaagaaggcgaagagatcACCATATTTTATCTCCATAATCGCACGAATTATTCCGCACGTCGTCAagctctgcagcagcgcTTCCGATTTACCTGCTCCTGCCAGCTATGTTCCATGCCACCGCCCCAACGAGCTGTCAGCGACGCAAAACTAGATGAAATACAGCGGCTAGACGAATCGATCGGCGACGGGGCACGTATGATTTTTTCATCCCTAAATGCTCTACACGATGTACATAAGCTGCTCCAGCTATGCGAAGAGGAAGGCCTTGAGGACGCGAGCGTGCCGCGAGCATACTATGACGCCTTTCAGATCGCCATTTATAATGGAGATGAGGCGCGAGCAAGAGTATTCGCTGATAGAGCCCGTACATCTCGGGCTATACTAGAAGGTAGGGACAGTCCCACAGTGCGCAAGATGAATGACCTAGCTAGAGATCCCACTAAGCATTCATCCTATGGCTCCTCTTCGCGGTGGCGAACCTCGACCGAAGACATCCCTTCGGGTCTGCCATCGGAAGGTTTTGACACCTGGCtttggaaggaaaaaaataaaacgCCAAGTCGTAATCAGACAATAGGCGGGACGCCGTATGCCAATCTACGTAACGACGCGACGTTTCCTTCGTTTGATGCACTGCCGGAGGAGAACGGCCTCGACCTACGTTTTTTCGAGTCCGACGACGGATATTCTTATCACCCCCGCAAGCATTGGTGCTTCCTTGCAGAGATTGTCGGTATTGAAATGTTCATGCGGCTTAGGCTCGACATTGAGGACAAAACCAAACAGAAAACCTCGGTGCTTTTCTACACTGAGGACCGTGGCCGTGAACTAAGACCCTCAACCTTAAAAGAGGGATACACAGTTGCCATTATTTACCCGGAGCAGCATGGATTCCTTGATATGACAGTAGGAATCCGGCATGAAAATCGCAGCTTGCTGAAG GTCCTTCCTGTCACGCTTAACAATTTATTCAAACTGAGCGATAAG ACCTGCCAGACTCTTGCCTGGAATGAGAAGGGCCACAAGGCGGATTGCAAGCTGCTCAAAGATCCGGATTTGCGAATGCtacttcttcttgaagaagaa
- a CDS encoding uncharacterized protein (ID:PFLUO_001992-T1.cds;~source:funannotate) yields the protein MHAYDELASSKDGTWATYTEYATLGPRNSFYRASSHVPPEAYIALGCALPTVIQATSRLRHSSIESFENVVVQGCGAVGLAAIMMAKISGAQTIVAIDGNPLRLAKAKEFGADECINLKLVTDADDRAQRTFEAVGSRGVGLVIECSGHASAVTEGFNLLSRNGTYLLIGTWAGEGTVPFDPFAAVNKAISVHGSTYCAPRDYYRAMKVVEQNWQRFPLISCVTHRFSLNDTQKGLEAVVSGAVVKGVIEPHR from the coding sequence ATGCATGCCTATGATGAGCTGGCAAGCTCCAAGGACGGCACTTGGGCAACATACACTGAATACGCAACCCTGGGTCCACGTAACTCCTTCTACCGGGCCTCCTCACATGTGCCTCCGGAAGCTTACATTGCGCTTGGGTGTGCACTGCCAACGGTAATTCAGGCCACGAGCCGGTTACGACACTCAAGTATCGAATCTTTCGAGAATGTTGTTGTGCAGGGTTGCGGCGCAGTAGGACTGGCGGCGATCATGATGGCCAAGATATCTGGCGCGCAGACAATCGTAGCCATCGATGGCAATCCTTTACGTCTGGCTAAAGCGAAAGAGTTCGGTGCTGATGAGTGCATCAATTTGAAGCTTGTGACGGATGCAGACGACCGCGCTCAAAGGACATTTGAAGCTGTGGGCAGCCGCGGCGTTGGGCTTGTGATTGAATGTAGTGGTCACGCGAGCGCCGTGACAGAGGGGTTCAATCTCTTGTCTCGCAATGGCACTTACCTTCTGATTGGGACTTGGGCTGGAGAGGGCACAGTACCATTCGACCCCTTTGCCGCAGTCAATAAGGCTATATCCGTTCATGGGAGCACATATTGCGCTCCTCGCGATTATTACCGTGCCATGAAAGTCGTGGAGCAGAACTGGCAAAGGTTTCCGCTGATTAGTTGTGTTACACATCGATTTAGCCTTAACGACACACAGAAAGGGCTAGAGGCGGTAGTGAGTGGAGCGGTAGTGAAAGGGGTGATTGAGCCACATCGTTAG
- a CDS encoding uncharacterized protein (ID:PFLUO_001993-T1.cds;~source:funannotate), which yields MAVATKAEHVKAKFMVGCDGAHSWVRRQAGFSLEGDSTDHIWGVLDIIPITDFPDIRHRCAIRSANAGSVMVIPRENKLVRLYIQLQATDHHKSGSKTDRSWITPEIILHSAQRILHPYKLDYAYCDWWTAYQIGQRVGNHFSLRDHVFLAGDAVHTHSPKAGQGMNVSIQDSELLPSDEPASGTHTWNSV from the exons ATGGCGGTTGCCACCAAGG CGGAGCATGTCAAGGCCAAATTTATGGTGGGTTGCGATGGTGCCCACTCTTGGGTACGCCGTCAGGCCGGTTTCAGCTTAGAGGGAGACTCAACCGACCATATTTGGGGTGTGCTCGACATTATTCCCATCACGGACTTCCCAGATATTCGCCATCGATGCGCTATCCGCTCAGCGAACGCGGGCAGTGTCATGGTGATTCCTCGCGAGAACAAACTTGTTCGGCTCTACATCCAGCTCCAGGCGACTGACCATCACAAGAGCGGCTCTAAGACCGACCGGTCTTGGATCACTCCGGAGATCATCCTGCACTCTGCTCAGCGCATCTTGCACCCTTATAAGCTTGATTACGCGTATTGCGACTGGTGGACTGCGTACCAGATTGGACAACGTGTGGGCAATCATTTTTCGCTACGCGATCATGTCTTCCTAGCAGGCGATGCTGTCCACACGCATTCTCCAAAGGCAGGACAGGGTATGAATGTCAGCATCCAAGATAGTGAGCTCCTTCCTTCTGACGAGCCTGCATCCGGTACTCACACTTGGAATAGCGTATAA
- a CDS encoding uncharacterized protein (ID:PFLUO_001994-T1.cds;~source:funannotate) yields MAQHRFDPDFTDHVIESMGPRASPRLRQLMTGLIRHVHDFARENELTVDEWMSGVRLLNWAGKMSDDKRNEGQLICDVIGLESLVDEITFKLAKEAKDAPTATAILGPFFRADTPYRKNGDDIVFDKPDDGEMTFMHGRVMDFSTQKSLAGATVEVWQASTNGLYEQQDPKQTEFNLRGKFQTDKEGRYSFYCLRPTPYPVPDDGPAGKLLELLDRHPFRPAHIHIIATHEEYRPLTTQIFDRKDKYLANDSVFAVKDSLVVDFVERKEDSRASLELEYDIKLVRNSC; encoded by the exons ATGGCACAGCACCGCTTCGACCCCGACTTTACGGACCATGTCATCGAATCGATGGGCCCGAGAGCTTCACCACGTCTGCGCCAGCTCATGACCGGCTTGATCCGACATGTGCACGATTTTGCGCGTGAGAATGAGCTCACAGTCGACGAGTGGATGTCCGGAGTCCGGTTACTTAACTGGGCGGGCAAGATGAGCGACGACAAGCGCAACGAAGGACAGCTAATCTGCGATGTGATTGGCCTTGAATC TCTCGTCGATGAAATCACCTTCAAACTAGCCAAAGAAGCGAAAGATGCGCCAACCGCCACTGCTATTCTAGGTCCATTCTTCCGCGCGGACACTCCCTATCGTAAGAATGGAGATGATATCGTCTTTGACAAGCCCGATGACGGTGAGATGACATTCATGCACGGTCGCGTAATGGATTTCTCGACACAGAAGTCTCTGGCGGGAGCAACGGTCGAAGTCTGGCAAGCGTCGACGAACGGGCTTTATGAACAGCAGGATCCAAAACAAACCGAATTCAATTTGCGAGGCAAGTTCCAGACGGATAAGGAAGGTAGATATTCCTTCTACTGCTTAAGGCCGACACCGTATCCTGTTCCGGATGACG GACCAGCAGGTAAGCTTCTCGAATTGTTGGACCGTCACCCCTTCCGCCCGGCCCACATCCACATCATC GCGACTCACGAAGAATATCGTCCTTTGACGACACAGATCTTCGACCGAAAGGATAAGTACTTAGCCAATGATTCTGTCTTCGCGGTGAAGGACTCTCTGGTCGTGGATTTTGTGGAGCGTAAAGAGGACAGCCGAGCTAGCCTTGAGCTCGAGTATGATATAAAATTGGTGAGGAATTCCTGCTAG
- a CDS encoding uncharacterized protein (ID:PFLUO_001995-T1.cds;~source:funannotate), with protein MPAENDVLDEDSTISINWDEANMEPPRPSVEDARYYLKWYASATSCVFDLFGYEELATEIIPWLQQPASADSSTCINFLALAIGAQCGPKNHDEQADAYFAYGRYLSSTRFLEPANIATVQIYCLIATYLVNSACPHAASMYVGMAVRVAHSLGIHRADINALFSAAESSKRERIWKVLRVQDLFLSTTLGQLPSTTETRDTMSQQGYSPSTDLCHIFEKILSEVYSKQEVSPAVLQHVSRLIGNGLLISVKTQLNIGLCHLKEAYYWTIMLVTRPYLIDLVQRHVANDTAALPLMSTSDDTLSPSTQPSDTLLAHASVNSAVLTINLLQCFLYADEIPKRLPYVVNSLFNSALILGIGYFADLDRLFPLGHAMDLAERLMDRFQSNDILARWYLRIVRDLRQACNRFMEKRRDRRLKHHGALVKDLFGDVQPFDSQVRPSPASQTSPCNVLQDLDNGLESRDLHSMIETQFSELPNGLQVEESNTIWNQLFCDSIPGSLWESNVESGRLPFEWP; from the exons ATGCCTGCAGAGAACGACGTTCTCGATGAAGATTCTACCATCTCGATCAACTGGGATGAGGCAAACATGGAGCCTCCGCGGCCTTCGGTAGAGGATGCTCGTTATTATCTCAAGTGGTATGCGAGCGCCACAAGCTGcgtctttgatctcttcggATATGAAGAGTTGGCGACGGAGATTATTCCTTGGCTCCAACAACCGGCCTCTGCCGACTCCAGCACTTGCATCAATTTCCTTGCCCTCGCTATTGGAGCTCAATGCGGACCTAAGAACCATGATGAGCAAGCAGATGCATATTTTGCCTACGGGCGCTACCTGTCATCGACAAGGTTTCTCGAACCTGCGAACATTGCTACAGTGCAGATATATTGCCTCATTGCCACGTATCTTGTCAACTCGGCATGTCCCCATGCAGCTAGCATGTATGTCGGGATGGCCGTCCGTGTAGCGCACTCCTTGGGCATCCACCGAGCTGATATAAACGCACTCTTTTCAGCAGCGGAGAGCTCTAAGCGCGAGCGCATATGGAAGGTTTTACGCGTACAGGATCTTTTCCTGAGCACTACCCTTGGACAACTGCCATCCACCACGGAAACTCGGGACACAATGTCGCAGCAGGGGTATTCGCCGTCCACCGATCTATGTCACATCTTTGAGAAGATTCTCTCTGAAGTTTATTCAAAGCAGGAAGTCTCTCCTGCCGTCCTACAGCATGTCAGCCGACTCATCGGGAATGGGCTTCTCATTTCCGTGAAG ACCCAACTCAACATTGGACTCTGCCACCTCAAGGAGGCTTATTACTGGACCATCATGCTGGTGACTCGCCCATATCTGATAGACCTGGTCCAAAGACATGTGGCCAATGACACCGCCGCCTTACCGCTCATGAGTACCAGCGATGACACGCTCTCGCCATCGACACAACCGTCCGATACGCTGCTAGCTCATGCTTCAGTTAACTCGGCCGTACTTACAATCAATCTCCTGCAGTGCTTCCTGTACGCGGATGAGATACCGAAACGGCTTCCCTATGTTGTGAACTCGCTCTTTAATTCCGCTCTCATATTAGGGATAGGCTATTTCGCGGATCTGGACCGTTTGTTTCCTCTGGGTCATGCTATGGATTTGGCTGAGAGGTTGATGGATCGCTTCCAGTCGAATGATATACTGGCACGATGGTACCTCCGGATTGTGCGGGATCTTCGCCAGGCTTGCAATCGATTCATGGAAAAACGACGTGATCGTCGTTTGAAGCATCATGGAGCTCTGGTAAAGGACCTATTTGGTGACGTGCAACCTTTTGACAGTCAGGTCCGTCCGTCACCTGCTTCCCAAACTTCCCCATGCAATGTgctgcaggatctggatAATGGGTTGGAAAGCCGAGACCTACATAGCATGATCGAGACCCAGTTCTCGGAACTCCCAAATGGTCTGCAAGTCGAGGAGAGCAATACCATCTGGAACCAGTTGTTCTGCGACTCCATTCCGGGTTCGCTCTGGGAATCGAATGTCGAGTCTGGGAGACTCCCCTTTGAATGGCCGTAG
- a CDS encoding uncharacterized protein (ID:PFLUO_001996-T1.cds;~source:funannotate): MSPTSENDYLDALIVGAGFGGVYQLKKLREDGYKVRLVDSASDFGGVWYWNRYPGARVDSTVPHYEFSDPGLWKDWSWKQRFPGSQELRDYFSFVDDKWDLRRDTEFNMFISQAVFDEQNNLWHVTGSSGKKFVARYLLLNTGFSAKRHIPGWKGIDKFKGTFIHPSYWPKQEPDLRGKKVAVIGTGSTGVQLAQELSQTASEFVLFQRTPNLALPMKQVDFRGKEQAMPREEYPDLFENRRNSFGGFSFNFIPRSTFEDSPEKRNETYEELWKHGDFHFWLATYQDMLFTKDANKEAYDFWKAKVRRRVQDPRLREILAPETQPHGFGCKRISLENGYYEIFNQPNVSLVDVKSTPVVEVTERGIKTTEKEWEFDYVVCATGFDAVTGGLLQMGIQGKAGQPLTDKWKDGTKTYLGMAVSGFPNMFFIYGPQAPTALCNGPTCAEYQGNFIVGAMNHMKKLGLQRIEARADAEHLWGEDVRKFAYSSLLPETDSWYMGTNIPGKVREPLIYLGGVPNYYSSLEKSLKGSLADFHQE, encoded by the exons ATGAGTCCCACCTCGGAAAATGACTATTTGGACGCGCTCATTGTGGGTGCGGGCTTCGGAGGCGTCTACCAACTCAAAAAGCTTCGCGAAGATGGCTACAAGGTGAGGCTTGTCGATTCTGCATCAGACTTCGGCGGTGTCTGGTACTGGAACCGATATCCCGGCGCCCGAGTCGACAGTACGGTGCCACATTATGAATTCTCCGATCCTGGACTATGGAAAGATTGGTCATGGAAGCAACGCTTTCCTGGCAGTCAGGAACTACGTGACTACTTCTCTTTCGTGGATGACAAATGGGATTTGAGACGGGATACGGAATTCAACATGTTTATCTCGCAGGCGGTGTTTGATGAACAGAATAATCTGTGGCATGTCACGGGTTCATCCGGAAAGAAGTTTGTGGCTCGGTATCTCCTTCTCAACACCGGCTTCTCGGCCAAGAGACATATCCCAGGCTGGAAGGGCATAGACAAATTCAAGGGCACATTCATCCATCCTTCATACTGGCCCAAGCAAGAGCCGGATCTTCGCGGTAAAAAGGTCGCCGTCATTGGAACGGGCTCGACGGGAGTACAGCTCGCTCAGGAGCTCAGTCAGACTGCAAGTGAATTCGTTCTCTTCCAACGAACTCCGAATTTGGCCTTGCCTATGAAACAGGTGGATTTCAGGGGCAAGGAGCAGGCAATGCCTAGAGAGGAGTATCCAGACTTGTTTGAAAACCGCCGGAATAGCTTCGGCGGGTTCAGCTTTAATTTCATACCCCGCTCCACATTTGAGGACTCGCCAGAGAAGCGAAACGAAACATACGAAGAACTGTGGAAGCACGGTGATTTCCACTTCTGGCTTGCCACCTACCAGGATATGCTCTTCACAAAAGATGCCAACAAGGAGGCCTATGACTTTTGGAAAGCGAAGGTGAGAAGGCGAGTCCAGGATCCTCGTCTTCGGGAGATACTGGCGCCTGAGACTCAGCCACATGGCTTTGGATGCAAGCGTATCTCTCTGGAGAATGGATACTACGAGATATTCAACCAGCCGAACGTTTCGCTTGTGGACGTCAAGTCTACGCCAGTTGTTGAAGTCACAGAGCGTGGAATCAAGACGACCGAGAAAGAGTGGGAATTCGATTACGTCGTCTGCGCGACGGGCTTCGACGCTGTCACTGGCGGTCTGCTCCAAATGGGTATCCAAGGTAAGGCGGGTCAGCCTCTTACCGATAAATGGAAAGACGGCACCAAGACCTACCTTGGGATGGCAGTGTCAGGATTCCCCAACATGTTCTTTATCTACGGGCCCCAGGCACCCACGGCGCTGTGTAACGGGCCAACATGTGCGGAGTATCAAGGGAACTTCATAGTCGGGGCGATGAACCACATGAAGAAACTGGGCCTGCAACGTATTGAGGCTAGAGCTGATGCGGAGCACCTGTGGGGAGAAGACGTTCGCAAGTTCGCTTATTCTTCATTGCTTCCAGAGACAGACTCG TGGTATATGGGAACGAATATTCCCGGCAAAGTTCGGGAGCCACTCATCTACTTAGGCGGTGTTCCAAACTACTACAGCAGTCTTGAGAAATCTCTGAAGGGAAGTCTTGCCGATTTCCACCAAGAATAA